Below is a window of Myroides profundi DNA.
CCCAAACAATCGCGCTAAAGGTAATCCTACATATCCTAACCCTATAATTGCAATTTTATGTTGTGTACTCATTTGTTTTAAATTTTCGGAATTATTATTCTACTATATTAAAATTGAATATTGTTTTTCTTTAAGAAATCTATAAATTCTTCACTATGTATTCTTCCTAACTTACGACTACCATAGATATTCCAGTGACCATCATCATAATAGGCTATAGTATCATTTATAAAAGGAAGATCCTTGTCTTTATTAAAATCGAATTCTATTTTATATAATTTATCTGGGTATTTATTTAATAGCTGATTAATATACTCTTGCTCCTTACTAATATATTTTCTATTCCCACCATAATGATTATTTTGAACTATAGATCTATTAATTCTCAGCGGATTAATATCAAATACTGGATAATCCCCTAATAAAAGAACCCTTTGATTATGTCTTAATCCTTTTATTAAATTTTCCAATGCGCTTTCATTACTTGGAAAATCGTAAGCCCAAATGGAGCATATAATAATTAAATTACTACGCTTTAAAATACTATCAGTTTCTATAGATAACCTTTTATATTGATCATATAACCTTTCTGTTTGAAACTCTTCTTTTCTAATACCTTTAAAAGTCGGTACTCTATCATTTGTTATACTACTAAAAGAGAAATCATTCATTTTTCCTATTTCATCTAAAAATCCCTTATAAGCAAGAGCATGACTGTCTCCAATTAAGCATATTGAAGGAAATGATTTTCCTTCTAATGCTCCATACACGCCAATTTCTAAAAATGTTGGTCCATGAGAATCTAAACCAAAAGTAGGTTTAGAATATATCATTGGTATTGGAGACAAATAATTATTTAATCTAGGCATACCAAAAACCACAATTCCTAGACCACCAATAATACCTCCAAATCGTAAAAAGAATTTCTTATTATCATAAGTTCTAAATATATTTTCCACAAAAGTATATGATAACCAAGATAGAGTATAAGTCAAAACAATAATAAATAACACTTCATACCACATAAAATCAATACGTACGAAGTAGTATCTCACAAAAGCCATTATAGCCCAATGCCATAAATAAATAGAATAAGATAACTCTCCTATATGAACTAATAGCTTATTCGAAAAGAAAGCATTTACCTTAGACTCTGTAGTGATTAAAATAATTCCTGTAAATACACAAGGTAAAATCACCCATAATCCAGGAAAGTTAAAATACTCAGTATAAAATACTCCACATAACACAATTCCTATCAATGACAATATCGACACTATACTCTGTCTATTACCTATAAGTATTTTAATCTCTTTTGCTTTTATTGCAAAGACTGTTCCTATTAAAAACTCTGGAATGCGTGCTATTAATGAAAAATACATTGCACTTTGATTATTCAAAAAAGTACTATTATAGAAAGAATAACCAAATAAAGTTATAATAATAAATAAACTAACAGGTACAATATACTTCCTATTGACTAATATCAAAAACAAAGGTAATAAAAAATAAAACTGCATCTCAATAGACAAAGTCCATGTATGTAATAAAGGATTCTCTTGACTACTCGCTCCAAAATAATTATCTAAACTCGCTAAATAATTATTAGAATTAAAAATAGCAGCATGGAACATATTCTTACGAAGGCTCTGTATATCTCCACTTAAGTAAACCCATGCTCCAACTATTCCTACAAAAACTAAAAGCAATAGAAAAACAGGAACAATTCTTTTAATTCTTCCTATGTAAAAATCAATAAAACCAAATGTTCCTTTTTCTTTTTTATATAAAATAATACTACTTACTAAGAATCCAGAAATTACAAAGAAAATATCCACTCCAACAAATCCTCCTGTTAACCAAGAAGAGTTCAAGTGAAAAATAAAAACTAAAAGAACAGCTAAAGCTCTTAATCCTTGTATATCGTATCTAAATCCCATATTCTTATTTCAAATTCTCCCAATACCAGTTCACTGCTTCAGCTAAGCCTGTATCAATAGTGTGAGTTGGTTCGTATCCTAATAATTTTCTAGCTTTATCAACAGATGCAAGTGAATGAGGAATATCTCCTACACGATTAGGTCCATGTACCTCCTCTATATTAGCTATTTCAGCATCATACTTTGCTAAGTTGTCTTTTAAATAACCAATCAATGAATTTAAGGTAGTTCTATCTCCTACTGCTGTATTATACACTGTATTTACCGCCTCTGGATTAGTAGTCAGCATTGCACGTTCATTCATCTGAATCACATTATCGATATACGTAAAGTCACGAGAATAATCTCCTGTACCATTAATAGTAGGACTCTCGTGTTTCATCAATTGCTTAACAAACAAAGGAATAACAGCAGCATAAGCTCCGTTTGGATCTTGGCGACGACCAAATACATTAAAGTAACGTAATCCTATTGTCTCGATACCATAAGTTCTAGAAAAAACATCTGCATATAATTCGTTTACATACTTTGTAACTGCATAAGGAGAAAGTGGCTTTCCAATAATGTCTTCTACTTTAGGTAAGTTTTCTGAATCTCCATAAGTAGATGAACTAGCAGCATATACCATGCGTTTCACTCCTCCATCTCTCATAGCTACTAACATATTTAAGAATCCTGTCACATTTACATCATTAGAAGTAATAGGATCTTTTACAGAACGAGGTACAGAACCTAATGCTGCTTGATGCAATACATAGTCCATCCCTTTTACTGAACGATGACAAGTTTCTAAATCACGGATATCTCCTTCAATTAATTCATAATTTTCATTTGACAAAAAAGGCTCAATATTATATTTATGCCCAGTTGCGAAATTGTCTAAACAACGTACAAAATATCCTTTACTTAAAAAATATTCTGTCAAATTAGATCCAATGAATCCTGCTCCACCTGTGATCAGTACTTTAGTCATGTTTTTTAATTTATAATAAGTTCTTTTTCAGTGATATTTTATGCTATTAAACCTTTTAAAATGCCAATAAACGACTCTATTTTCAACAGCAAGTTACAAATGTACACTTTTAAATTTTTGGGGTGCAATAAAATATTCACTTTTTGTGTAGAAGTGTTTTTTTGTTAGTTAAAAAGTTTTTTTGTGGTTTCGTTGTTTTGTTTTTTTTGTGTTTGCCTTTTCAGGTATTAATGGGTGTTGATTGTGGAGTTACGAGTGGGATCTCTCCTGTCGTCGAGATGACACGGTTTGGGATATTGTTTGGAGGGCATATATCCTCTCCTTCTCCTGTCCCAGAATTTATAATGTCCTTCCTACCATTGTGTACCGCCTGAAGGTAATATAAATCGCACAAACATCTTACTAATTCTTTAATCTTGTAAATCTTAATATCAGAGAATAAAAGGAACGAAAAGTCAAGAGACTATTGCATACAAAAAAACGCTATATACATCATCATGCATATAGCGTTTACTTTACTTCATTTCACATTCTATAACTTAGAAATAGTATTATAAAACATCTCTTCCGTTTTATCTTGTACATATAACTCTTTACCTGTTCGCTTGGGATGCCATCCAAAAGTCTCTCCATCTATAACCTCTGTATCAACAGCATAATCTAAAGATACTTGGCGTTTGGTATTTGGATTTATTTTCTTTTTAGTAAAACCAATGTTTTTATCTAATTCAATTAGTGTAAAATCCCATTTACTACGAAGTTTTCTTATACTTTCATTATATATTTCCCTACCATCGTGCCAATGTGTAAAAACAATTACACTAACAGGTTTACCTCTTTTTGTTCCATAATATTTACTATTGGGATTATTCTTTTGTGCCTCGCAATCAGCTGAATACTTTTTAAGACAATAATCCCAATTCTGAGTGCTATTATATTGATTTCCGTTAATAGGCTCATAATCCAAATATGATTCCCTAACTCCCTTCTGATTATATACATTCAAATTATGAGAAATATAAATAACCAAATGATTAAATTTATCTAGTGTTTCTTTTGTGTATAATTCTCCTCTATAGATTTTATTTACATAATTATTCATTCCTACTCCGCCTCCATCAGCGTAGTTTACATGATAACTTCTTAATCTATTATAGGCATTTTTATACCAACTATTCTCAGGTGAAGCAAATGATGCTCCAATCATAAGTGAAGATGTTCTCTCTATATCTCCTTCAGCTGACACCTTAACCTTTATAACTCCTTTTGTCTTTTTACCTTTTACTTGAGTAATGATATTCGCTTCCCCTTCTTCTTTAGCTGTAACAATTCCTTTCTTTACAGTAGCTACTTTAGTATTCTCACTCTTCCAAATAATATCTTCTTCATCTACATTACTACTCACCAAATAATCATTCAGATCAAAACTTTTCTTTATACCTAACTCTAATTCATCTTGTATAAAGGACATTTTGATATCATCAACAGAGATATTGAGTATTGCTTTATAATCTGTATTTTTTAAAGTAGCTATTATTACAGTAGTTCCTTTGGCTATCGCTATTACCTTAGTAGCAACCAACTTTATAATCTTATTATTATACCCAGACCACTGTATATCATTAGGGTCTGCATTTTTGAGTACTAGGTCGTTTAATAAATTGAAGCTCTCATTTAGGAATAATTGCTTATCATTTTCTTTAAATTCAATACTGATTTTCTTCTCTTCTTTACTGTCATTATTAGGCGAACAATTAAACAATAAAAAACAAAAAAAAGTTAGTAAGGTGATTTTTGTTTTCATTTGAATATATCTAAATTTCATACCAAATTTATATACAAATCAGTTTACTTTTTAATCAACAAAAACTATTCTTATAAATACACCAAAAAACAATAAAAATACATATATAATTCAAACAAATAACACTTAAAAGTTATTAAACATAATTTAAAAGTTATTTTTAAACACAATACACATTATCACTTAACATCAAAAAATATATTTTAAATTGTAATATTTATAACCAATACATCTCCACTTAAGTAAGACTTAAACATCAAAATATTTCTTTGGTTTCAAATCTTATTTCTTATTTTTCTCTAAATGATATTAACTCCTCATTGAAACTGTCCCTTGAACACTTTTTTAAGGTTAAATCCTCTGAGATAAGAAGGACATAGGCTATGGACTTTTTCTAAATGTATCTCCGTTTAATGACATAATGCTATATTTGCATTCTAAAAGAGAGAAATCATATGACCAATCTATTTACCTTTTCAGCCGAATTTACAAGTGAAGAAGCATGCCGTTTGCACTTTAAAGAACAACGCGACAAATTAGGAGTCACTTGTCAAAGATGTGGTCATGACGCCCACTATTGGATTCAAAGTAGATGGAGCTATGAATGTAAGAAATGTCGTTCTCGTATGACTTTAAAAAGTGGAACAATAATGGAACATTCTAAGCTATCTTTTCTAATATGGTATAAAACAATGTTCTTAATGACAGCAACTAAAAAAGGCTTTTCTACTTTAGAAATTTACAAGTAATTAGGACTAAAAAGATATGAACCAGTATGGGCAATGGTTCATAAACTTCGCAAGGCAATGGGCAATAGAGATAGCAAATATACTTTAGAAGGAATGTTAGAGATGGATCAGGGGTATTTTAAAGTAGAAGTATCTGAAATATAGAAGTCTAAAACAAAAAGTGGTCGTGGCTCTACAAGTGTCCAAAATGTTGCAATTATGGCAGAAAGTACAGTTTTAGAGGACATAAAAACAGGTGAAAAACAAAATCATGTACGCTTTTTTAAAGCTGTTGTTTTAGAAAATCATAAAGCTGAAGGTGTTAATGAAATGATTAAGAAAAATATTCATGAAAGTAGTATTGTCTTAACTGGCAAGAGTACTTCTTATGTAGATATTTCAGATTTTGTTCAGATACATATCACTGAAAAATCATCAGAACAAACAACAAAAGAAACTCTTAAATGGGTACATATAGCTATCAGTAATACCAAAAGAAATCTACTAAGAAATTACCATAAAATTAAACGAAAATATCTTCAAGCCTACTTAGATGAATTCGTTTATAAACTTAATAGAAGGTACTTTGGTGATAAGCTCTTTGATAGGCTTATTATTGCCAATATTACTGCTTATGACTAAAAATGGAGATACATTTTTCTAATTAATCATATTGGCTTATAACAAGGAAATTTGCTTCCTTTTCCACTTCTTCTTTTGAAGGTGCTTCTGTTTCTACTACCTTTTTATCATAATCTTTAAAAGATTCCTCTAAGTACACGACAAAAAACCAAAGCAATTGATATTTAAAGGGTTGTATTCATTTTTAGAAAGTAATAATCTTGATAGATAGTCAAGTCCAAGTTTAAATACACTAATAAGCCTATTGCCATGATTCTTGATTGTGATAGGTTTAATAGCGTCAATATAGTCTCCAATCTTATAGCACCATACAAAAGCAATCATCACTAACATGACTAGTTTTTCAAGCCTATCTATTTTTTGTAAGTGTGTATCTTCTATATTAAAGCCACTAGACTTGAAGGCTTTAAATAGTGTTTCAATCTGCCACCTTATTTTGTAAGTCTCTAAAGCTTTCTCTGGTTTATTAAACCCAATGACAATACAATAATCTATCTTATTACCTGTGATCACTTTAGTTCTAGAGATATAACATAGCTGATTATGAATTCTAACAATCTTGTGATACTGTCTTGTTTGACCAGGTTTTAAGTTATTAAAAAGATGAGAAGCTGTTATTTCTTTCTGTTTACTGGTCAAGTAAACCTTAAAGTTATTTCGAATACGAATGTAATATTTAATCTGCTTATCATTTAGATAGCTAATCCAATCCTCTCCAACAAATTCTCTATCCGCTAAGACACAATCAATACAATCTTTGCCAAACCAATAAATAAAAGTATTAATGAGTTCTTTTCGCTCATTTGTATTTGAATTACCACGTTTATCTAGCATTTTAAATAGTATTGGAAAACACATATTCTTATAACTAATACCTAACATTAAGATGTTTATATCTTGTTTTGCAAACTTCCAATTGGTGCGATCCATCACAAGGACATAAGATTCCTCAGTAGGAATAAGTGCAAAAATAAGTCTTGAAACCCATTCCAACTTCAAATCGACACAAGACATAAAACGCTAAAATACGTCTATAGTTACTACTAGTTGTTGCACAGTTGTCAAATCCAGTTGATACTTTAGAAAAATTCACGGACTTTACTTTGCATAGAGCAATGATAAATAAACAAATAAGTCGGATCCTAGCTAACCCTAATTTTCCTTTAAAATTAGCTTCTATAGTTGTTAGAAGTTCTGTATTTTTGTACTCTAGGCTGTTGTTCGTTTTTAAAGGCATTACGTGAGAAATAATTCTTTAATACACTGAATATCAGCCTTTTTTACAAATTACCCCGTCCTTTATTTATCTTAAAATCAACTAATTAATACTTTTGTCGTGTACTAAGAAGATTCCTTTCAAAAAAACAAAATTGTTGACTTTCTCTTTTTCCTACATATTTATCTAAAAGAAAAAACATTTACCACTTTACATTCTCATAGTCAAAATCATCATCGTTAAGCTCTAATCTTCTTGCGTTTGTATTTAATCTCTTGGCGTCACGCTCTAATTCTTTTCTGTAAAGATTATAACCTAAGGTTCCATAACAAGCTTTCTCTAACAGACCAGGCAAGGTTTTAAAAGCCTTTTTACCACCATTTAACAAAAAGTATTCTAGGTTAATTTTTCTCATATAGATATACAAGCAATCATTTGAAGTGTCGATTCTACCTGTTATAAAATCTTTTAATTCAAAAGCTGTTTTTGAATCAAATTCATACATTGTTTTTTCCATCCAATATTCAAACTCTAACAAATGCGATAGTATTAGTTTATTAATTGGTATAAGGTTTTGCTTATATCTTATAGCCTGAATAAAAAATATCCCTTGAACCCACGATATACAACATTCATAATAAACAGATTCACTACCACTTAAATGCCCCGAGTTTCGTTTTAATCTACTATCAATAAAATACCTCGGGGCAAGCCCACGAGGTATTGTTAGAACAGAGTAAGTTGACCAGAATATACTTTCTGATAATCTTTATCTGATTTACCTTGACTTTCTACATACTTTCGTATTACTTCTTTGTTCCCATATAAGCCTACTGTATTTGCATAAAAACCACTTGTCCATAAATTACCTCTCCATAATAATTGCTTTATTTCTGGGTGAATACAGAACATTTCACGAGCTGTTATACTCTTTATAGTATGTACTATTTGACTTAATGACAAACTTAGCACACTCTGTATCAAAAAATGAACATGGTCTGATTCATAACCTATCTCCAAAAAAGCTATCTCATATCTCTCTGATATTTCCTAACAAACTTTCACTAAACTAAGACCTGACTCATCTGTAAGTACCTTACCCCTATATTTCATAGGAAATACTATATGATACAATAGTAACGTCTTATTATGACTCTTATAAATATGTTCATCATCCATAGAACTAAGTTACACTTTTTCAAAGTGTTTTGAAAAACCATCCGTTTTTCAAACTTTTCCTTCTGACCCCGAGGCAAGCCTCGGGGAATTCTTTAGATTAAAAATAAACCAAGTCTTTTAAGGACAAACAAACCCATTAAGAGTCAAGAAGATAAAAAAGAAGCAACAACCTATATTTTTAAAGATATAAAATTATGCAAAGCGAAGATGATTTAAGAGCCCTTTCAAAGATTTTATCTTTTTTAAGAGCCGTTAGTATTATTATACTACTTCTGCACATATACTGATTCTGTTACTCTTTATTTATATGCCTTAAGCTAACCCACCCTGTAATTGATAAAATCCTTTTAGGATTTAACGCTAAAGCAAGTTTATTTGTCTATCCTATCTACACGAAGCTATTTTCTATTTTACTTCTAGGACTGAGTCTTTTGGGAAACAAAGGAGTTAAACATCAAAAAATCACCTAAAAGAAAATAATTATTCTATTTTGTATTGGAGCATCACTTTTCTTTCTAAACTCATCTCTAGCAGCTAGTCTATACATTAGTAGTTTATCTATAGGATACATACTGCTTCTTGTTTCTGGAGCTTATATAAATAAGCTTATTAAAGAAAACAACAGTACAACGAAGCTTAAACTGCGCAAGGTGAAGTTTTATGATAGAGAGAACAAGAGGAAATTCGAGTTCATAACTAATCTTTTCCAAATAAAGTCGGATATGATAGCTGTCCTATACAAACTAAGGTGGCAAATAGAACTTGTCTCTAAACAGCTTAAACAAAATTTTCCTTTAAAGTACTCTTTAGAAGATAATCAGAATGCTATTAAAATACAGATATACTGTGTTTTGATAGTAAATTTACTCATATCTGTGATTAAGAAGAAGCTTAAAAGGAGTTGGGCTTTCTCAAACTTGGTGAGTTTTTGTAAGATTCATCTGTTTAACTACATTAAACTATTACATTTCTTAGAAAATCCTGAGCAAGATTGGATTATTGAAGATCAAGAGATAAAACAACTTTCTTTATTTTGACAGCCTATTTATAGGCTAACTATGAGATAAAAACAATATAAAGCTCATTATCAATATATTATTATAAAATAATCCCTTGATAATAAGTTTTAACGGACACTAATGGGTCAATGAAGTCGTCTTGACTTTTGTAAAATAAAGAAGGGTTATAGAACTTTGTGTGGCTAAACAAACAAAATCTACAACCCCGTGTACCAAGTACTCCACAAAGATAGTATAGAATTAGATATAGTACCTCACTTACCGCTACCAAAAAGAGGATTTAAATCAAAAGCCCCGCTTTATGAGATAGTTAATGCTATATTATACAAACTAAAAACAGGTATTCAGTGGAGTTATTTACCAGTTCAAGCTTTGTTTAGTAACCAAGTATTAAGTCATAAAACAGTATTTGGTCATTTTCGTAATTGGTGTAAAGTAGGTGTATGGCAATCTTGTTGGGCTGAATTATTAAAAAAGAATAAGTCTCTTATTGATTTGTCAAGTGCAGATTTTGATGGAAGTCATACTACAGCTTTAAGAGGAGGAGAACAAGTAGCTTATCAAGGAAGAAAAAAACGTAAAACGACTAATTCTTTATATTTTACAGATCGTCAAGGTTTACCATTAGCTATGTCAGAACCGATAGCAGGAAATCACAATGATTTATTTGATATAGAAATCTATTTTGAAGATATAACTAGTCAACTAACTAATGCTGAAATATCTCTCTCAGGATTATTTATTAATGCTGATGTTGGTTTTGATTCTCAGAAACTTAGAAAAACAATGAGTGATAAAGAAATAATAGCTAACATCTATCCTAATAAACGAAATGGGCAAGATAGTGAAGATGGCTATTTTGATGAACAACTATACAAAGAAAGATATGCTATTGAAAGAACCAATGCTTGGTTAGATAGTTTTCGTTCTTTACTCAATAGATTCGACACCACACTTTCTAGCTGGATGGCGTGGAATTTCATCGCTTTTATCGTTATAGGACTAAAAAAGTTTTACAAAACTAAAAAGTCAAGATGACTTCAATATATACTTTTCTAAATATCTTTACGTTTAATTTAAATAAATCATTCAATCTTTATATATGCCTATAGACAAATCTTATTCAAAAATTTAATTAATGAAAAAAGCCATTATTTTATCTGCCACCTTACTAACATTTACCTTATCAAGCTACTCACAAAGCGATACAAATACAATAGAACACCAATTTAATACACTAATTAGCCAATCAAATAATTGGCAAAATTACAAGGTAGTAGAGAAAAATAAATTACAACAAGTACAACAAAATGTAAAGGATTCGATAAACAACCTACAAACTACTATACGAGAGAATAAGAATTCTCTTATAGAACAAAAAAAATCTATAGATTCTTTATCCAATCAATTACAAGTTCTTCAAGAAAACCTAACAATTGCAATTGATAAAGAAAATAATCTTGACTTTATAGGTATCAGTACCCATAAAAGTACTTTTAAAACAATAGTTTGGTCTATTATTTTAATACTCCTATTGGTTTTAGGTATCTTATTTAACCAATTCAAGAAAAGTTTTACCAACACAAAGGATGCCTGTAGAAAACAAATCGAAGCAGAAAGTGAACTTGAAGAATATAAAAGATCATCCTTAGAGCGAGAACAAAAAATCAGAAGACAGCTTCAAGATGAAATCAATAAAAACAAACGAGTTTAACCCATAGGATAAAGCATATAAAAGACTGAGATTTATTTTATAATTCATTAAGAGTTAGCTTTGGGTTAACTCTTAATGATTATATCATTTTCTCTTACAACTCTCCTGGTGTATATTCAATCAAAAAACACTCCTATTCTATCTATTTTTTTTATTTAAAACTATTTAAAAATGGCTTAGTAGACTACAAAAATAGCATTATGTCAATAAACGGAGATACATTAAACAGACTCACTATCACTTAAATGCCCCGAGTTTCGTTTTAATCTACTATCATTAAATACTTTTCTAATCTTATATAAAACCCCACTTATAAT
It encodes the following:
- a CDS encoding acyltransferase family protein translates to MGFRYDIQGLRALAVLLVFIFHLNSSWLTGGFVGVDIFFVISGFLVSSIILYKKEKGTFGFIDFYIGRIKRIVPVFLLLLVFVGIVGAWVYLSGDIQSLRKNMFHAAIFNSNNYLASLDNYFGASSQENPLLHTWTLSIEMQFYFLLPLFLILVNRKYIVPVSLFIIITLFGYSFYNSTFLNNQSAMYFSLIARIPEFLIGTVFAIKAKEIKILIGNRQSIVSILSLIGIVLCGVFYTEYFNFPGLWVILPCVFTGIILITTESKVNAFFSNKLLVHIGELSYSIYLWHWAIMAFVRYYFVRIDFMWYEVLFIIVLTYTLSWLSYTFVENIFRTYDNKKFFLRFGGIIGGLGIVVFGMPRLNNYLSPIPMIYSKPTFGLDSHGPTFLEIGVYGALEGKSFPSICLIGDSHALAYKGFLDEIGKMNDFSFSSITNDRVPTFKGIRKEEFQTERLYDQYKRLSIETDSILKRSNLIIICSIWAYDFPSNESALENLIKGLRHNQRVLLLGDYPVFDINPLRINRSIVQNNHYGGNRKYISKEQEYINQLLNKYPDKLYKIEFDFNKDKDLPFINDTIAYYDDGHWNIYGSRKLGRIHSEEFIDFLKKNNIQF
- a CDS encoding SDR family oxidoreductase; this encodes MTKVLITGGAGFIGSNLTEYFLSKGYFVRCLDNFATGHKYNIEPFLSNENYELIEGDIRDLETCHRSVKGMDYVLHQAALGSVPRSVKDPITSNDVNVTGFLNMLVAMRDGGVKRMVYAASSSTYGDSENLPKVEDIIGKPLSPYAVTKYVNELYADVFSRTYGIETIGLRYFNVFGRRQDPNGAYAAVIPLFVKQLMKHESPTINGTGDYSRDFTYIDNVIQMNERAMLTTNPEAVNTVYNTAVGDRTTLNSLIGYLKDNLAKYDAEIANIEEVHGPNRVGDIPHSLASVDKARKLLGYEPTHTIDTGLAEAVNWYWENLK
- a CDS encoding DUF5040 domain-containing protein, whose protein sequence is MKTKITLLTFFCFLLFNCSPNNDSKEEKKISIEFKENDKQLFLNESFNLLNDLVLKNADPNDIQWSGYNNKIIKLVATKVIAIAKGTTVIIATLKNTDYKAILNISVDDIKMSFIQDELELGIKKSFDLNDYLVSSNVDEEDIIWKSENTKVATVKKGIVTAKEEGEANIITQVKGKKTKGVIKVKVSAEGDIERTSSLMIGASFASPENSWYKNAYNRLRSYHVNYADGGGVGMNNYVNKIYRGELYTKETLDKFNHLVIYISHNLNVYNQKGVRESYLDYEPINGNQYNSTQNWDYCLKKYSADCEAQKNNPNSKYYGTKRGKPVSVIVFTHWHDGREIYNESIRKLRSKWDFTLIELDKNIGFTKKKINPNTKRQVSLDYAVDTEVIDGETFGWHPKRTGKELYVQDKTEEMFYNTISKL
- a CDS encoding IS4 family transposase is translated as MSCVDLKLEWVSRLIFALIPTEESYVLVMDRTNWKFAKQDINILMLGISYKNMCFPILFKMLDKRGNSNTNERKELINTFIYWFGKDCIDCVLADREFVGEDWISYLNDKQIKYYIRIRNNFKVYLTSKQKEITASHLFNNLKPGQTRQYHKIVRIHNQLCYISRTKVITGNKIDYCIVIGFNKPEKALETYKIRWQIETLFKAFKSSGFNIEDTHLQKIDRLEKLVMLVMIAFVWCYKIGDYIDAIKPITIKNHGNRLISVFKLGLDYLSRLLLSKNEYNPLNINCFGFLSCT
- a CDS encoding DUF6904 family protein, with the protein product MFWSTYSVLTIPRGLAPRYFIDSRLKRNSGHLSGSESVYYECCISWVQGIFFIQAIRYKQNLIPINKLILSHLLEFEYWMEKTMYEFDSKTAFELKDFITGRIDTSNDCLYIYMRKINLEYFLLNGGKKAFKTLPGLLEKACYGTLGYNLYRKELERDAKRLNTNARRLELNDDDFDYENVKW
- a CDS encoding transposase codes for the protein MKENNSTTKLKLRKVKFYDRENKRKFEFITNLFQIKSDMIAVLYKLRWQIELVSKQLKQNFPLKYSLEDNQNAIKIQIYCVLIVNLLISVIKKKLKRSWAFSNLVSFCKIHLFNYIKLLHFLENPEQDWIIEDQEIKQLSLF
- a CDS encoding IS5 family transposase, whose translation is MYQVLHKDSIELDIVPHLPLPKRGFKSKAPLYEIVNAILYKLKTGIQWSYLPVQALFSNQVLSHKTVFGHFRNWCKVGVWQSCWAELLKKNKSLIDLSSADFDGSHTTALRGGEQVAYQGRKKRKTTNSLYFTDRQGLPLAMSEPIAGNHNDLFDIEIYFEDITSQLTNAEISLSGLFINADVGFDSQKLRKTMSDKEIIANIYPNKRNGQDSEDGYFDEQLYKERYAIERTNAWLDSFRSLLNRFDTTLSSWMAWNFIAFIVIGLKKFYKTKKSR